CAGGGGATGAGCCAGCTCGTCGGCGTCACGCGGATGTGTTTGACTGCCGGCGGATCGGTGCAGTCACTTCGCCTGCTCAAATCGACGGGTTTCGACGACTACGACGCGGTCATCCTCCGCAAGATCCGCCAGTGGAAGTACCGGCCCTTCAAGGTCAACGGCAAGGCGGTGCCGGTGTGCACGTCGGTTCGGATCGTCTATAACCAGCACTGAGCGCCGACGGATTACGGCAACCGAATCACGCCAGACGCAACCAGCGCGAGCAAAGGGAACGCAGATGCACGGATTCAGTCTGATTGAGATGTGGAACTCGATGGGTTGGCCGGTCAAGGTCAACACCGTCTTCATGATCATCATGTCGCTGTGGTCGCTGTTTGTGATCTTCGAGCGCTGGATCACGTTCTCGAAGGGGACCAAGCAGTCGTTTTCGTACGTGCGGGCGCTCGAGGGCTACCTGGCGAAGCGCGCGATCGACGAGGCGATCCAGGCGGCCAAGCGCCATAGCGCCAGCCCGGTGGCGCGCGTCGTCGAGTCGGGGCTCGACGCGTACAAGAAGGGCCGCGAGGCGCTCGAGGAGGAGGGGCCCGAAGACGTCGGTGACTTCGACCTGGTGGATTCGGTCAACCGCGCGCTCGAGCGGGTCAAAGAACGCGAGACGTCGGCGCTGCGCAAGGGGCTCGGCGGGCTCGCGACGATCGCGTCGATCGCCCCGTTCGTGGGCTTGTTCGGCACCGTCATCGGCATCATCAACTCGTTCGAACTACTCAAGGGCGGCGGCGGCATGGATGTCGTCGGCCCGGGCATCGCCGAGGCGCTCGTGTCCACCGCGTTCGGTCTGCTGGTCGCGATTCCGGCGGCGATGTTCTTCAACTACTTCACGGGGCGCGTCGAGAGCATGGTCGTGGACATGAACGACGTGTCATCCGAGTTCATCGACTACGTCCTCAAGGAGGGGAGGGCGTAAGGTCATGGCGGGCCGCGCCACCAAGAACCGGCCCGGGCTGGTCCACAAGAAGCCGGCAAAACTCGACGGGCCGCGCAGCGAGATCAACGTCACGCCGCTCGTCGACGTGTGCCTCGTGCTGCTGATCATCTTCATGGTGATCACTCCGCTGTTGGCGCGCGGAAAGGACGTGCCGCTGCCCAGAACGAAGACGCACGTCAAAGAGGCGGACAAGAACCAGCCGATCATCGCGATCGCGCGCGACGGCAAGGTGTACTTCGACAAGGACCACATCGCGAACGTGGTGCCGGCGGCGCCGGCAGCCGGCCAGACGGGACGGCGCTGGCAACTCGACGACGAAAAGATCGTTCAGAAGACGCTCGAGGATGCGTGGCGCCGCGCCGAGGAACAGCGCACCGAGAAGCAGGAGTCGGTGATGAACAAGGTGTTCCTCAAGGCGGACCGCGATCTCGCCTATGGGCAAGTGTATCCCGTGATGATGGCGATCCACGAGTTGGGGGTTTCCGCGATCGATCTGGGAACCAACGAACTCAAGGAGGAGGGCGGCGCGCCGGCGCCGTAACGCGACCCATGGGGATGAACGTAGGCGGCGGCGACCCGCACGGCGCAAAGAGCGACATCAACGTCACGCCGCTCATCGACGTGGTGCTCGTGCTCCTGATCATCTTCCTCGTGACGATGCCGATCCAAATGCGGCAGATCACGGTGGAGATTCCGCGCAAGGCGGACAAACGAGTCGAGTTCGACCCCAAGGCGGGCGAGCAGATCACGGTCGAACTCGCGGCCGACGGGCGCGTGCTGCTCCGGATTGGCGGATCGGAGGAGCCCGATCTCAGCTTGGCCGATCTGCCGGGCAAGCTGCGCCCGGCCATCAAGAAGAAGACCGGCGACAAGACGGTCTTCGTCGACTTCGACTACGAGGTCAAGTACGACAACGCGGTCACTCTGATGGACATGGTGCGGGCGGCGGGCGCCGAGAAGGTCGCGCTCGTCGACAAGTCGGCCAAGCAATCCGCTGCACCCTGACGGGTCGGCAGCCGGTGGGCGGCGGCGGCCCGCCCCTGCCAGTAGCGGTGAGGCCGCGCAGGTGGCCCCCTCGGGGCGCTCGGTGGTAGCACCCGCCCAACGGAGGGGGACCGAGCCTTGACTCCCCGGCGCAGCCTTTGTACTACTCCCCGCGCCAACCGCGCGGTTTCTTGGAGGGACGACAGATTATGCGGGCTATTCGATTGACGATGCGAACGGCGCTCGGCGCCTGGCTGGTTGCGAGTGCTGCGAGCCTCGCTGCGTGCGACGACCAGAAGTCGAACACCGAGCTCAATCCGGCCGGGCCACCGATGATCCGCCAAGTGTTCGTCGACGAGCGGGTGCCGATCGAGACACCGAGCGGGACGAGCTTCCAAAACCGGACCCAGCTCGCATTCGGCGACCATCCGGACATCCCGCCCGAGTCGGATCCGCGCGACGGCGTGACCAATGCATTGTCGCAGAACAACACCGTGCGCGTCATCATCGACGAACTGCTCGACGGCAGCACGCTCGAGCAGGTCCGCTGCGCTGACGGGACCTTCGCCGACATCCCATCCGG
The Deltaproteobacteria bacterium DNA segment above includes these coding regions:
- a CDS encoding TonB family protein translates to QGMSQLVGVTRMCLTAGGSVQSLRLLKSTGFDDYDAVILRKIRQWKYRPFKVNGKAVPVCTSVRIVYNQH
- a CDS encoding flagellar motor protein MotA — protein: MHGFSLIEMWNSMGWPVKVNTVFMIIMSLWSLFVIFERWITFSKGTKQSFSYVRALEGYLAKRAIDEAIQAAKRHSASPVARVVESGLDAYKKGREALEEEGPEDVGDFDLVDSVNRALERVKERETSALRKGLGGLATIASIAPFVGLFGTVIGIINSFELLKGGGGMDVVGPGIAEALVSTAFGLLVAIPAAMFFNYFTGRVESMVVDMNDVSSEFIDYVLKEGRA
- a CDS encoding biopolymer transporter ExbD; this translates as MAGRATKNRPGLVHKKPAKLDGPRSEINVTPLVDVCLVLLIIFMVITPLLARGKDVPLPRTKTHVKEADKNQPIIAIARDGKVYFDKDHIANVVPAAPAAGQTGRRWQLDDEKIVQKTLEDAWRRAEEQRTEKQESVMNKVFLKADRDLAYGQVYPVMMAIHELGVSAIDLGTNELKEEGGAPAP
- a CDS encoding protein TolR, producing MGMNVGGGDPHGAKSDINVTPLIDVVLVLLIIFLVTMPIQMRQITVEIPRKADKRVEFDPKAGEQITVELAADGRVLLRIGGSEEPDLSLADLPGKLRPAIKKKTGDKTVFVDFDYEVKYDNAVTLMDMVRAAGAEKVALVDKSAKQSAAP